A region from the Hydrogenimonas sp. genome encodes:
- a CDS encoding LSU ribosomal protein L25p has product MLEGIVRESIGKSDAKKLRRDGYLIANIYGKGLENTHAAFKMGEFIRTVRHKEKLAFPVKVGGKEMDVVIQEYQLHPVTDQILHVDLMVAQPGVVTHYMVPVKTTGTPKGLKNKGVLAISKRRIKVKGTIENIPESFTLDVSDLDVGDAILVRDIPESDKYKIMVAGRVPVVGVIKAK; this is encoded by the coding sequence ATGTTGGAAGGAATCGTTAGAGAGAGTATCGGCAAGAGCGATGCGAAAAAACTTCGCCGAGATGGTTATCTAATCGCCAACATCTATGGAAAAGGGCTTGAGAACACTCACGCCGCGTTCAAGATGGGTGAATTTATAAGAACCGTCCGCCACAAGGAGAAACTGGCTTTCCCCGTCAAAGTGGGCGGAAAAGAGATGGATGTGGTTATTCAGGAGTATCAGCTGCACCCTGTTACAGATCAGATACTGCATGTAGACCTGATGGTGGCCCAGCCCGGCGTCGTGACTCACTACATGGTACCGGTAAAGACGACCGGAACTCCCAAAGGCCTCAAAAACAAGGGTGTTTTGGCTATATCCAAACGACGTATCAAGGTAAAAGGTACCATCGAGAACATTCCCGAATCTTTTACGCTCGACGTAAGCGATCTGGATGTGGGAGACGCCATCCTTGTGCGTGATATACCGGAGTCCGACAAGTATAAGATCATGGTAGCCGGACGTGTACCTGTTGTCGGGGTTATCAAAGCGAAATAA
- a CDS encoding twitching motility protein PilT has translation MEHNELEKEVDVNELTFEMTNRIRQYMKGLIEHEGSDLHIKANSQVRARINGDIVTVTKEKITKEESILLAKEMLRRRFAEFVEKKEIDFLYVYDEKIRFRGNMFFQMDGVSAVFRVIPVNILSIDQLELPQALHKLTDISRGLVLVTGVTGSGKSTTLAALIDEINRKHRKHIITIEDPIEFVHKDRKCLINQRSIGQDSLSFANALRSALREDPDIILVGEMRDVETIDTALHAAETGHLVFSTLHTLDAKETINRIISVFPAEDQNRVRNTLASVLEGVLSQRLVKTLDGKKTAAVEILFNTSYIQKLILEGRDMEIKDALDEGTQIYGTQSFDTALLKLYQKGKISMKEAIRHASSPSDLKLRIEGMDANIKAGQSGEGAFITEHDSDIFALKED, from the coding sequence ATGGAACATAACGAACTGGAAAAAGAGGTAGATGTAAACGAACTTACGTTCGAGATGACAAATCGCATCCGCCAATATATGAAGGGGCTTATCGAACATGAGGGGAGCGACCTTCATATCAAAGCCAACTCGCAGGTGCGTGCCCGTATAAACGGAGATATAGTAACGGTTACGAAAGAGAAGATTACGAAAGAGGAGTCTATCCTGCTGGCGAAGGAGATGCTTCGCCGTCGTTTCGCCGAGTTTGTGGAGAAGAAAGAGATAGATTTCCTCTATGTATATGACGAGAAGATACGCTTCAGGGGAAACATGTTCTTCCAGATGGACGGTGTTTCGGCCGTATTCAGGGTCATTCCGGTCAATATCCTCTCGATAGATCAGCTGGAGCTTCCGCAGGCTCTCCACAAACTTACGGATATATCCCGAGGTCTGGTTCTGGTGACGGGGGTGACCGGTTCGGGTAAGTCCACTACGCTCGCGGCACTCATAGATGAGATAAACAGAAAACACAGAAAGCATATCATTACGATAGAAGATCCCATCGAATTCGTTCACAAAGATAGAAAGTGTCTTATAAACCAGCGGAGTATAGGGCAGGATTCACTAAGTTTCGCCAACGCTCTGCGTTCAGCACTGCGTGAAGACCCGGATATCATCCTGGTGGGTGAGATGCGCGACGTCGAGACCATAGATACGGCGCTGCACGCCGCGGAGACCGGCCACCTGGTCTTTTCGACTCTGCATACGCTGGATGCCAAAGAGACGATCAACAGAATTATAAGCGTCTTTCCCGCAGAGGACCAGAACCGCGTAAGAAACACCCTCGCTTCGGTGCTCGAGGGGGTTCTTTCACAGCGGCTTGTCAAGACGCTGGACGGGAAAAAGACAGCAGCTGTGGAGATTCTTTTCAATACCTCCTACATTCAGAAGCTGATTCTGGAAGGGCGCGACATGGAGATAAAAGATGCGCTTGACGAAGGAACGCAGATATATGGAACACAGAGTTTCGACACCGCTCTTTTGAAGCTCTACCAGAAGGGAAAGATCTCTATGAAAGAGGCTATAAGACACGCCTCCAGTCCGAGCGATCTGAAGCTGCGCATAGAGGGAATGGATGCAAACATCAAAGCCGGACAATCGGGAGAGGGTGCCTTTATAACTGAACATGACTCCGACATTTTCGCTTTAAAAGAAGATTAA
- a CDS encoding transaldolase, translated as MVNERIGFSLWLDFIERDHLQKEFGRMVAEGVINGATSNPAIFASSIETSPAYTSQLDELQNHSAKTKYEALAVRDIKMAADALFPLYEEGRDGFVSIEVDPYLCDDTEATVEEGRRLYREIGMENVMIKVPATDAGYEAMKILISEGLHVNATLIFSPMQALRCLDAVEEGLKIYRATGEKNVRAVLSVFVSRFDRMLDGKLERAGLQPGRLGILNAARIYNLVESRKERAIRTLFASTGVKSDAYEADYYIKELMAPHSVNTAPLETIEAFLEHPLHAPKLPIDEAAIDTFFKAVESAGIDMQEVYRKLTEDGLKAFKEAFAGLLSHLE; from the coding sequence ATGGTAAACGAGCGCATCGGCTTCTCTTTATGGCTCGACTTTATAGAGCGTGACCATCTGCAAAAGGAGTTCGGCCGCATGGTGGCCGAAGGGGTCATAAACGGTGCGACCAGCAATCCCGCCATTTTCGCCTCGTCCATCGAGACTTCACCGGCATATACTTCACAGCTGGATGAGCTTCAAAACCACTCGGCGAAGACGAAGTACGAAGCGCTTGCTGTTAGAGATATAAAGATGGCCGCCGATGCGCTCTTCCCTCTTTACGAGGAGGGCAGGGACGGCTTCGTCAGCATAGAGGTCGACCCCTACCTCTGCGACGATACGGAGGCGACAGTCGAAGAGGGTCGGAGGCTCTACCGTGAAATAGGCATGGAGAATGTCATGATCAAGGTTCCCGCAACAGATGCGGGATATGAGGCGATGAAAATCCTGATAAGCGAAGGTCTGCATGTAAACGCGACTCTCATCTTCTCGCCGATGCAGGCCCTGCGCTGCCTCGATGCCGTTGAGGAGGGGCTGAAAATCTACAGGGCGACGGGAGAGAAAAACGTGAGAGCCGTACTGAGCGTCTTCGTAAGCCGATTCGACCGGATGCTCGACGGCAAACTGGAGCGTGCCGGCCTGCAGCCGGGCAGGCTAGGTATTTTAAACGCGGCCAGAATCTACAACCTGGTCGAATCGAGAAAGGAGAGGGCGATCAGGACCCTCTTCGCCAGTACCGGGGTTAAGTCCGATGCCTATGAGGCCGATTATTACATCAAGGAGCTAATGGCGCCGCATTCGGTAAACACAGCTCCGCTGGAGACCATCGAAGCGTTTCTCGAACACCCCCTGCATGCACCAAAGCTTCCGATCGACGAAGCCGCCATAGATACCTTTTTCAAAGCGGTAGAGAGCGCCGGCATAGATATGCAGGAGGTATACCGTAAGCTTACCGAGGATGGTCTGAAGGCTTTCAAAGAGGCTTTTGCCGGGCTACTATCCCACTTGGAGTAA
- a CDS encoding leucyl/phenylalanyl-tRNA--protein transferase, with protein sequence MSNGPGIPRLGFDHIFPNPRYAMKEGLLAYGGDLNPDRVLSAYRRGIFPWYNEGDPILWWSPDPRFLLYPDDFKISRSLRKKLRQKRFSVKLDRNFGSVMHYCSAVPRHGQNGSWILPEVIESYTQLYSRGFAHSVEVYDEEGKLVGGLYGISTGRAFFGESMFALAPDASKIALAHMVELAKIWSFDFIDCQIPSEHLARLGAVRVGRDRFLDELEETQSYPGVHGTWQKYEPLLEAMSW encoded by the coding sequence GTGTCTAACGGGCCCGGAATTCCCAGGCTCGGCTTCGACCATATCTTTCCGAATCCCCGTTATGCCATGAAAGAGGGGCTTCTGGCATACGGGGGGGATCTCAACCCCGACAGGGTGTTGAGTGCCTACAGAAGAGGGATATTCCCCTGGTACAACGAGGGCGACCCTATCTTGTGGTGGTCGCCCGACCCCAGGTTTCTTCTATATCCCGACGACTTCAAAATCTCCAGGTCTCTCAGAAAAAAGCTTCGTCAAAAACGCTTTTCGGTAAAATTGGACCGAAACTTCGGTTCCGTTATGCACTACTGCTCAGCTGTACCGAGGCACGGGCAGAACGGAAGCTGGATTCTGCCTGAAGTGATAGAGTCCTACACCCAGCTCTACTCGCGCGGCTTTGCCCATTCGGTCGAAGTTTACGACGAAGAGGGGAAGCTGGTCGGGGGACTCTACGGAATCAGTACCGGCAGAGCCTTTTTCGGGGAGTCCATGTTCGCACTTGCTCCCGATGCTTCGAAAATAGCCCTGGCTCATATGGTGGAGCTGGCGAAGATATGGAGTTTCGACTTCATAGATTGCCAGATCCCCTCCGAGCATCTTGCGAGACTCGGAGCCGTTCGGGTGGGTCGAGACAGATTTCTCGACGAGCTCGAGGAGACGCAGAGCTATCCGGGTGTGCACGGTACGTGGCAAAAATATGAGCCTCTGCTTGAAGCGATGAGTTGGTAG
- a CDS encoding ATP-dependent Clp protease ATP-binding subunit ClpA, producing MISKDLNDIFKEAVKYAKMHRHEYLTVEHIFLAVLLSPQGAKILEAAGADVEKLKNRINQHLVTSLRPLPEGVSREPFETVALSRVIEHMIRHAQSADKKEASIGDLLASIFNEEHSFAVALMNSYGITRLSILEVVAESNAESDFEEKKEEESEYLGQFTVNLVKRAREGKIDPVIGREKEIDRVMQILCRRKKNNPVLVGEPGVGKTAIAEGLALEIADGKVPEMLKNTEIYALDIGTLIAGTKYRGDFEKRLKGVLHELQERKNAVLFIDEIHNLVGAGATNGGSMDASNLLKPVLASGDLKCIGATTFEEYRNFFEKDRALSRRFAKVDVAEPSFEDTLKILKGLKYKYESHHDVHFSEKALKTAIDLSIKYMHERFLPDKAIDIIDEVGASFRLKARKRRRVNERDIEDAVSRMLNLPPARINSDDLATLQNLESVLKSRIIGQDRAVEEVAAAIKRARAGLGAPNKPVGSFLFAGPTGVGKTALALELSEALGVHFERFDMSEYMEKHAVSRLIGAPPGYVGYEQGGQLTEAIRKHPHTVLLLDEIEKAHPDLIQVLLQVMDNAMLTDNTGNRADFKNVIIIMTSNVGATEANVMGFGAHSESKHDTAIKTAFSPEFRNRLDAVIRFEHLRFEHVKKIVDKFIDELNAQMAERKIVIKLSDAARGHLAKEGYDETMGARPLGRVIAEKIKAPLTEEILFGSLKEGGEVLFGVKGGSLTFKVAERV from the coding sequence ATGATTAGTAAAGATTTGAACGACATTTTCAAAGAGGCTGTGAAGTATGCCAAAATGCACAGGCATGAGTATCTAACAGTCGAACATATTTTTCTTGCGGTGCTGCTCAGCCCGCAGGGTGCAAAGATTCTGGAAGCTGCCGGAGCGGATGTAGAGAAGCTGAAAAACAGGATAAATCAGCATCTCGTCACATCTTTGAGGCCTCTGCCGGAAGGGGTTTCCCGTGAACCTTTCGAGACGGTGGCCCTTTCAAGGGTTATAGAGCATATGATTCGCCACGCTCAGAGCGCCGACAAGAAAGAGGCCAGCATCGGCGATCTGCTTGCCTCCATTTTCAACGAGGAGCACTCTTTCGCCGTCGCATTGATGAACTCCTACGGAATTACCAGGCTGAGTATCCTGGAGGTTGTCGCGGAGTCGAACGCAGAGAGTGATTTCGAGGAGAAAAAAGAGGAGGAGAGCGAATATCTGGGCCAGTTCACGGTCAATCTCGTAAAGCGTGCCCGTGAAGGGAAGATAGACCCGGTAATAGGACGGGAAAAGGAGATAGACCGTGTTATGCAGATTCTCTGCCGGCGCAAGAAGAACAATCCGGTTCTAGTAGGCGAACCGGGCGTGGGAAAGACGGCGATAGCCGAGGGCCTCGCTCTGGAGATTGCGGACGGCAAAGTACCTGAGATGCTCAAAAACACCGAAATATACGCCCTCGATATAGGCACGCTTATAGCCGGAACGAAATATCGCGGCGATTTCGAAAAGCGCCTGAAAGGGGTGCTGCATGAGCTTCAGGAACGAAAAAACGCGGTACTCTTCATAGACGAGATACACAATCTCGTTGGAGCAGGCGCTACCAACGGCGGAAGCATGGACGCCTCCAACCTGCTCAAACCGGTTCTGGCGAGCGGAGATCTCAAATGTATAGGCGCCACCACGTTTGAGGAGTACAGGAACTTTTTCGAAAAAGACAGGGCGCTGAGCCGCCGTTTCGCGAAGGTCGATGTGGCCGAACCGAGTTTCGAAGATACGCTCAAAATCCTGAAGGGGCTCAAGTACAAGTACGAATCACACCACGATGTCCATTTCAGCGAAAAGGCGCTGAAGACGGCGATAGATCTCTCTATCAAGTATATGCACGAGAGATTTCTGCCCGACAAGGCGATAGATATCATCGACGAAGTGGGTGCCTCTTTCAGGCTTAAAGCGAGAAAAAGGCGCCGTGTCAACGAGCGGGATATAGAGGATGCGGTAAGCCGTATGCTCAACCTGCCGCCGGCACGTATCAACAGCGATGACCTGGCGACTCTGCAGAACCTCGAGAGCGTTCTTAAGAGCAGGATAATCGGTCAGGACCGTGCTGTGGAGGAGGTGGCTGCTGCCATCAAGCGTGCGCGAGCCGGACTGGGCGCACCGAACAAGCCGGTCGGCTCCTTCCTCTTTGCCGGTCCTACCGGAGTCGGAAAGACCGCACTGGCGCTCGAGCTTTCGGAGGCGCTCGGTGTGCACTTCGAGCGTTTCGATATGAGTGAATATATGGAGAAACATGCCGTCAGCCGCCTCATAGGCGCCCCTCCGGGTTATGTGGGATACGAGCAGGGTGGCCAGCTTACGGAGGCTATAAGAAAGCATCCCCACACTGTCCTGCTGCTGGATGAGATCGAGAAGGCCCACCCCGATCTGATACAGGTGCTGCTGCAGGTGATGGACAATGCGATGCTGACCGACAATACAGGCAACAGGGCCGACTTCAAAAACGTCATTATAATCATGACATCGAATGTCGGTGCGACGGAGGCGAATGTCATGGGCTTCGGCGCACATAGTGAATCGAAGCACGATACCGCTATAAAGACGGCGTTCTCTCCCGAGTTCAGAAACCGTCTGGATGCGGTCATACGCTTCGAGCATCTCCGGTTCGAACATGTCAAAAAGATAGTCGACAAGTTTATCGACGAACTCAATGCCCAGATGGCCGAGAGAAAGATAGTGATCAAGCTCTCCGACGCCGCCAGGGGGCATCTTGCGAAAGAGGGGTATGACGAGACGATGGGCGCAAGGCCTCTGGGACGTGTAATCGCCGAGAAGATAAAAGCACCGCTCACCGAAGAGATACTCTTCGGCTCCCTGAAAGAGGGGGGAGAGGTGCTCTTCGGCGTAAAAGGCGGGTCACTAACCTTCAAGGTCGCCGAGCGTGTCTAA
- a CDS encoding ATP-dependent Clp protease adaptor protein ClpS — MAQKEWIDSESTVDLDEPDLYKVIMWNDDYTTMDFVVEILADIFNKSYEEAIEIMLAIHEKGKGICGRYTYEIAETKVHQATKRARANEFPLRVTMEKE, encoded by the coding sequence TTGGCACAGAAAGAGTGGATCGATAGTGAAAGCACGGTTGATCTCGACGAGCCGGATCTCTACAAAGTGATCATGTGGAACGACGATTATACTACAATGGATTTCGTTGTGGAGATTTTGGCCGATATATTTAACAAGAGTTACGAAGAGGCGATCGAGATTATGCTTGCGATTCACGAGAAGGGCAAGGGTATCTGCGGTCGCTATACGTACGAAATCGCCGAAACCAAAGTGCATCAGGCGACCAAGAGAGCCAGAGCCAACGAGTTTCCTTTGCGCGTTACAATGGAGAAAGAATGA
- a CDS encoding O-acetylhomoserine sulfhydrylase / O-succinylhomoserine sulfhydrylase, which translates to MKHYEYFNTLLPHLTANREGPIASQITPSAAFGYASAQEAEAIFAGEAPKPVYARMGNPTGGKLEQALAKMEGGAGAVVTSSGMGAIAMVLTAFLQSGDRVLCVGGFFGGTFAMMRETMPRFGIEADFCDVDDFEKMEKSLEEGVKMVFAESVGNPNLRLPDIRRMAILCDRYGALFVVDNTLTPLIVQPLKMGADIVVYSTTKIVSGHSAALGGAAVFRALKSEEEKLTGERFFSIHPILKKGKGALMMVLKKRAMRDFGMSANAFASFLTMVGLETLALRTERVNASVEKLARQLHDEGVNVRHPSLQNHEHNLRYEALFEDGCGPILTIDCGSKERAFIFLNESKTVTLTANIGDNRTLALHMASTIYRDFTEEERRMMGVTPGLIRVSVGLETPRVLAEDMLSAWKRASG; encoded by the coding sequence ATGAAACACTACGAATATTTTAACACACTGCTCCCCCATCTCACAGCGAACAGAGAGGGGCCGATAGCATCACAGATCACCCCTTCGGCGGCTTTCGGATACGCTTCGGCGCAGGAGGCGGAAGCGATCTTTGCGGGAGAGGCCCCCAAGCCGGTATATGCGAGGATGGGAAACCCTACAGGCGGGAAGCTGGAGCAGGCGCTTGCAAAGATGGAGGGAGGTGCGGGAGCCGTTGTAACGTCGTCGGGGATGGGTGCGATAGCCATGGTTCTTACGGCATTTTTGCAGAGTGGCGACAGGGTTTTGTGTGTCGGAGGATTTTTCGGCGGAACATTCGCCATGATGAGAGAGACCATGCCCAGATTCGGCATAGAGGCCGACTTTTGCGATGTGGACGACTTCGAAAAGATGGAGAAGAGTCTTGAAGAGGGGGTGAAGATGGTATTTGCCGAAAGCGTCGGCAACCCAAATCTCAGACTTCCCGATATACGGCGTATGGCGATTCTCTGTGACCGCTACGGCGCACTCTTCGTGGTCGACAACACATTGACTCCGCTGATCGTACAACCGCTCAAGATGGGGGCGGATATCGTCGTCTACTCAACTACAAAAATAGTGAGCGGACACTCGGCGGCTCTCGGAGGAGCCGCAGTTTTCCGGGCTCTTAAAAGCGAAGAAGAGAAGCTCACGGGAGAGAGATTCTTTTCGATTCACCCCATTTTGAAAAAGGGGAAGGGCGCCTTGATGATGGTGCTGAAAAAACGGGCGATGCGCGACTTCGGGATGAGTGCCAACGCTTTCGCCTCGTTTTTGACGATGGTCGGCCTCGAGACGCTGGCTCTAAGAACGGAGAGGGTCAACGCTTCCGTCGAAAAACTCGCCCGGCAGCTGCACGACGAAGGGGTGAACGTGAGACATCCCAGTCTGCAGAACCATGAACACAATCTGCGCTACGAAGCTCTTTTTGAAGATGGGTGTGGCCCGATCCTGACGATAGACTGCGGATCGAAAGAGCGTGCCTTCATCTTTCTGAACGAGTCCAAAACAGTCACTCTCACCGCCAACATAGGGGACAACCGCACACTCGCTCTTCATATGGCGAGCACCATCTATCGCGACTTTACCGAGGAGGAGAGAAGGATGATGGGAGTCACTCCCGGCCTGATACGTGTTTCGGTAGGGCTGGAGACTCCCCGCGTACTGGCGGAAGATATGCTCTCAGCCTGGAAAAGAGCCTCCGGGTAG
- a CDS encoding dethiobiotin synthetase produces MAKKIFVTATNTGVGKTFTTLRLMEKAAEAGFRVGALKPIETGVEGGKPQDGMKLLEMMKRVNPSASGITLEEIVPLQYTLPAAPYVAKGDSAVEWSKIGRSLELIEPLCDILFIEGAGGLLVPIDEKRFMIDLPSLFDAHTLLVSPSRLGSINDTLLSIEALKRRGVGFDLAVNLFEERESFYTVTLPYYEKAGVSLYLLPRDLEALTVSLSTPG; encoded by the coding sequence ATGGCCAAAAAGATATTCGTAACCGCGACCAATACCGGCGTAGGTAAGACCTTCACCACTCTGCGACTGATGGAAAAGGCCGCCGAAGCGGGCTTCCGCGTCGGAGCGTTGAAACCTATAGAAACCGGGGTCGAAGGGGGAAAGCCGCAAGACGGTATGAAGCTTCTGGAGATGATGAAAAGGGTCAACCCCTCAGCCTCAGGCATAACGCTGGAAGAGATAGTCCCCCTGCAGTACACCCTTCCCGCCGCACCCTATGTCGCGAAAGGAGATAGTGCCGTAGAGTGGTCGAAGATCGGGCGTTCACTGGAGCTGATAGAGCCGCTGTGCGATATTCTCTTCATAGAGGGTGCCGGCGGCTTGCTGGTACCGATAGACGAGAAACGTTTCATGATCGACCTGCCTTCACTTTTCGATGCGCACACCCTTCTCGTTTCACCGAGCAGGCTGGGCTCCATAAACGATACTCTTTTGAGTATCGAAGCATTGAAGAGAAGGGGAGTTGGGTTCGATCTTGCCGTAAATCTTTTCGAGGAGAGGGAGAGTTTCTACACCGTCACCCTCCCCTACTACGAGAAGGCCGGGGTAAGCCTCTACCTGCTCCCCCGAGACCTTGAAGCCCTGACCGTCTCACTCTCTACTCCGGGCTGA
- a CDS encoding putative exported protein — MKRVAFLLTIAASMVMAESFSWHESVKVIRSEPTYRTVTIRTPIEECWDEEVPVSRNSDGTLGAIIGGAAGGILGHQVGSGSGKTAATVGGAIIGTLVGKNLSDQQAAPGYRIERRCKTRYKERTENRFVGYKNYARYKGQEIVKFSDEPLKRIDITVTVSY, encoded by the coding sequence ATGAAAAGAGTTGCTTTTCTTTTGACAATCGCGGCATCCATGGTGATGGCCGAGTCGTTTTCGTGGCATGAGAGTGTCAAGGTCATACGCAGTGAGCCTACATACAGAACGGTTACGATACGCACGCCGATAGAGGAGTGCTGGGATGAAGAGGTACCCGTCTCAAGAAACAGTGACGGTACACTGGGAGCCATAATCGGCGGGGCTGCCGGCGGTATTCTCGGGCACCAGGTAGGAAGCGGCAGCGGTAAAACGGCAGCAACGGTCGGTGGAGCGATAATAGGTACTCTGGTGGGTAAAAACCTCTCTGATCAGCAGGCTGCACCGGGCTATAGAATAGAGCGACGCTGCAAAACCAGATATAAAGAGCGTACCGAAAACCGCTTTGTAGGGTACAAGAATTATGCACGCTACAAGGGTCAGGAGATTGTGAAATTCAGCGATGAACCGCTCAAAAGAATAGATATTACCGTCACTGTCTCCTATTGA
- a CDS encoding two-component system histidine kinase DccS, with protein sequence MRGVEREAFIKSFLLFFSSLSILLALLFFTIYKKELANLDSSLFSQMRICSFDLKCPKFKIDFEDSGSKELYTLKKSGSGLYSLFPIGGGSRYLLKIAYPRNSYEKDIAKIRKETLLEFFAVEFAVLLLSALFALYSINPLRQALKLTEEFVRDILHDFNTPLSIIRLNVRMLEKECPGSPKSTRIEDAVETLLRLQANLRAYLGGHEMQVESFRLDTLLEERAALIGRGYPSIEFITELEPLEVRCAKDAIIRIVDNVISNAAKYNVEGGRVFVKLDAEGKILRIEDNGVGIENPERVFERFYREHDRGVGIGLNIVKKLCDETGIGVKVESDKGVGTRFIFDLKKVTLS encoded by the coding sequence TTGAGGGGTGTTGAGCGCGAAGCTTTCATAAAGAGTTTTCTGCTCTTTTTCTCATCTTTGAGCATACTTCTGGCGCTTCTCTTTTTTACGATCTACAAAAAGGAGCTTGCAAATCTCGACTCTTCTCTCTTTTCGCAGATGCGCATATGCAGCTTCGACCTGAAGTGTCCTAAATTCAAAATCGATTTCGAAGATAGCGGTTCGAAAGAGCTCTATACCCTGAAAAAGAGCGGGAGCGGGCTCTACTCGCTCTTCCCGATAGGCGGGGGCAGCCGTTACCTGCTTAAAATAGCCTATCCCCGCAACAGTTATGAAAAAGATATCGCCAAAATCCGCAAAGAGACGCTTCTGGAGTTCTTTGCCGTAGAGTTTGCCGTTCTGCTTCTATCCGCTCTCTTCGCCCTCTACTCCATAAATCCGCTGAGGCAGGCCCTGAAGCTTACCGAAGAGTTCGTACGTGATATTCTTCATGACTTCAACACGCCGCTCTCAATAATAAGGCTGAATGTCAGGATGCTGGAGAAAGAGTGCCCAGGAAGCCCCAAAAGCACCAGAATAGAGGATGCGGTGGAGACGCTCTTGAGGCTGCAGGCCAACCTGAGGGCCTACCTCGGCGGCCACGAGATGCAGGTAGAGAGCTTCAGGCTCGACACCCTGCTTGAAGAGAGGGCGGCTCTCATAGGCAGAGGCTATCCGTCGATAGAGTTCATAACCGAATTGGAGCCGCTCGAGGTAAGATGCGCGAAAGATGCTATCATAAGGATAGTAGACAATGTAATCTCCAATGCGGCCAAATACAATGTGGAAGGGGGCCGCGTCTTTGTAAAGCTGGATGCGGAGGGGAAGATACTCAGGATAGAAGACAACGGTGTGGGCATCGAGAATCCGGAGAGAGTCTTCGAACGCTTCTACAGGGAGCATGACAGGGGAGTCGGGATAGGGCTGAACATTGTAAAGAAGCTCTGTGACGAGACGGGAATAGGTGTGAAGGTGGAGAGTGATAAGGGTGTCGGTACGCGTTTCATCTTCGATCTGAAAAAGGTAACACTGAGCTAA
- a CDS encoding two-component response regulator has product MGGRILLLEDDRALGETIKELLEESGYSVDWAKEGAEAAELSYDGSYDLYIFDINVPELDGYELLEGLRGADDRTPAIYISAMVDLKAIEKGFEAGADDYLKKPFFPEELLIRVNAKLSKRASTLVKGDVELDPSSGVVKKGGTIISLGEVQFCLLRLFMENCGQVVDKDILMECLEHPGASALRVAINKLKEKTGLEFKNVRGVGYALEGC; this is encoded by the coding sequence ATGGGCGGACGCATACTCCTCCTGGAAGATGACAGGGCACTGGGAGAGACGATAAAGGAGCTGCTCGAAGAGAGCGGGTACTCGGTGGACTGGGCCAAAGAGGGGGCGGAGGCCGCGGAGCTGAGCTACGATGGGAGCTACGATCTGTACATTTTCGATATCAACGTACCCGAACTGGACGGCTACGAGCTTCTTGAGGGTTTGAGGGGTGCCGATGACAGGACCCCGGCCATCTACATAAGTGCCATGGTCGACCTGAAAGCGATCGAGAAAGGGTTTGAAGCCGGGGCGGATGACTATCTGAAGAAGCCGTTCTTTCCCGAAGAGCTGCTTATAAGGGTAAATGCGAAGCTCTCAAAAAGGGCTTCGACTCTTGTAAAGGGGGATGTCGAGCTCGACCCCTCGTCCGGGGTTGTGAAAAAGGGTGGGACCATCATCTCTTTGGGTGAGGTGCAGTTCTGCCTGCTGAGGCTTTTCATGGAGAACTGCGGACAGGTGGTCGACAAGGATATACTTATGGAGTGTCTGGAGCATCCGGGCGCTTCGGCCCTGCGTGTCGCTATAAACAAACTGAAAGAGAAGACCGGGCTCGAGTTCAAGAATGTCCGTGGAGTCGGCTATGCGCTTGAGGGGTGTTGA